A section of the Citrobacter farmeri genome encodes:
- the fadJ gene encoding fatty acid oxidation complex subunit alpha FadJ has product MEMTSAFTLNVRLDNVAVISVDVPGEKMNTLKAEFASQVRAMLKQIRENKAIRGVVIISAKADNFIAGADINMISRCKSAQEAETLARQGQQLMAEINALPIPVVAAIHGACLGGGLELALACHARVCTDDAKTVLGLPEVQLGLLPGSGGTQRLPRRVGISIALDMILTGKQLRAKQALKAGLVDEVVPQTILLDAAVEWAKKDRPGHRPLPVRERILAGPLGRALLFRMVSKKTEQKTQGNYPATERILQVIETGLAQGSSSGYDAEARAFGELAMTPQSQALRNIFFASTDVKKDPGSEVPPGPLNSVGVLGGGLMGGGIAYVTACKGGLPVRIKDINPKGINHALKYSWDQLETKVRRRHIKASERDKQLALISGSVDYRGFCHRDLVIEAVFEDLSLKQQMVAEVEQNCASHTIFASNTSSLPIGDIAAKAARPEQVIGLHFFSPVEKMPLVEVIPHATTSGKTIATTVKLAKKQGKTPIVVRDKAGFYVNRILAPYINEAIRLLTEGERVDQIDSALVKFGFPVGPIQLLDEVGIDTGTKIIPILEAAYGERFSAPANVVSSILNDDRKGRKNGRGFYLYGAKGRKSKKQVDPAIYALIGAQGQSRLSPQQMAERCVMLMLNEAARCFDEQVIRSARDGDIGAVFGIGFPPFLGGPFRYMDALGAGEVVAVLQRLASLYGPRFTPCDRLLQMAERGESFWKTDATDLNEQGQM; this is encoded by the coding sequence ATGGAAATGACATCGGCTTTTACGCTTAACGTTCGCCTGGACAATGTCGCCGTCATCTCTGTTGATGTCCCCGGAGAAAAGATGAATACCCTCAAGGCGGAATTTGCCTCGCAGGTCCGGGCCATGCTGAAACAGATCCGCGAAAACAAGGCGATTCGCGGCGTCGTGATCATTTCCGCGAAAGCGGATAATTTCATTGCCGGGGCGGATATTAATATGATTAGTCGCTGCAAAAGCGCGCAGGAAGCGGAAACGCTGGCGCGACAAGGGCAGCAACTGATGGCTGAGATCAACGCGCTGCCGATCCCGGTGGTTGCCGCCATTCACGGTGCCTGTCTGGGCGGTGGGCTTGAACTGGCGCTGGCCTGTCATGCGCGTGTCTGCACAGATGATGCAAAAACCGTACTTGGTTTACCGGAAGTTCAACTCGGGCTGCTGCCAGGTTCTGGTGGCACCCAACGGCTACCACGACGAGTGGGAATCAGTATTGCACTGGATATGATTCTTACCGGTAAACAACTTCGCGCGAAGCAGGCGCTGAAAGCCGGGCTGGTAGATGAGGTGGTTCCGCAGACGATCCTGCTGGACGCTGCCGTGGAATGGGCGAAAAAAGATCGCCCTGGTCATCGACCCCTTCCGGTTCGTGAACGTATTCTGGCGGGTCCACTTGGGCGAGCATTGTTGTTCCGCATGGTCAGCAAGAAAACAGAACAGAAAACCCAGGGAAATTACCCGGCGACAGAACGCATTTTACAGGTGATTGAGACCGGACTGGCACAGGGTAGCAGCAGCGGCTATGACGCGGAAGCGCGCGCGTTTGGCGAGCTGGCGATGACGCCGCAGTCCCAGGCGTTACGCAATATCTTTTTTGCCAGTACGGATGTGAAAAAGGACCCCGGCAGCGAGGTTCCACCCGGACCGCTTAACAGCGTCGGTGTACTCGGCGGTGGGCTGATGGGCGGCGGTATTGCCTACGTCACGGCCTGTAAAGGTGGCTTGCCAGTTCGCATCAAAGACATTAATCCCAAAGGAATCAATCACGCACTGAAATACAGCTGGGACCAGCTTGAAACGAAGGTGCGTCGGCGGCATATCAAAGCCAGTGAGCGTGACAAACAGCTGGCGCTGATTTCGGGGTCGGTGGACTATCGCGGCTTTTGCCATCGCGATCTGGTTATTGAAGCGGTGTTTGAAGATCTGTCGTTAAAACAACAGATGGTGGCAGAAGTTGAGCAAAATTGCGCGTCTCACACCATTTTTGCATCCAATACCTCATCTTTACCTATTGGTGATATTGCGGCAAAAGCGGCCAGACCCGAGCAGGTGATAGGTCTACACTTCTTTAGCCCGGTTGAAAAAATGCCGCTGGTGGAGGTGATTCCGCATGCCACGACGTCGGGGAAAACCATTGCCACCACGGTTAAGTTGGCAAAAAAACAGGGTAAAACACCGATTGTGGTGCGTGATAAGGCCGGGTTCTACGTAAACCGTATTCTTGCGCCATATATCAATGAAGCGATTCGCCTGCTAACCGAAGGCGAGCGGGTCGACCAGATTGACAGCGCACTGGTAAAGTTTGGTTTTCCGGTCGGGCCAATCCAACTTTTGGATGAGGTCGGAATCGACACAGGCACTAAAATTATACCGATACTGGAAGCCGCTTATGGCGAGCGTTTTAGCGCCCCTGCAAATGTTGTTTCATCAATTTTGAATGACGATCGCAAAGGTAGAAAAAATGGTCGGGGTTTCTATCTTTATGGGGCGAAAGGGCGTAAAAGCAAAAAACAGGTCGACCCTGCAATTTATGCGCTTATTGGCGCGCAGGGGCAAAGTCGGCTCTCCCCCCAACAGATGGCGGAACGCTGTGTCATGTTAATGCTCAATGAGGCGGCGCGCTGCTTTGATGAGCAGGTGATCCGTAGTGCGCGCGATGGTGACATCGGCGCGGTGTTTGGTATTGGTTTTCCTCCGTTTCTCGGGGGCCCGTTCCGTTATATGGATGCTCTCGGTGCGGGTGAAGTGGTTGCGGTATTGCAACGTCTGGCTTCGCTGTATGGTCCGCGGTTTACGCCGTGCGACAGGTTGTTACAGATGGCGGAGCGAGGTGAAAGTTTCTGGAAAACAGATGCAACTGACCTGAATGAACAAGGTCAAATGTAA
- the sixA gene encoding phosphohistidine phosphatase SixA, with translation MQVFIMRHGDAALDAASDSVRPLTTCGCDESRLMANWLKGQKVDIERVLVSPFLRAEQTLDVVGGCMNLPGNVDVLPELTPCGDVGLVSAYLQALANEGVATALVISHLPLVGYLVSELCPGETPPMFTTSAIACVTLDESGKGVFNWQMSPCNLKMAKAI, from the coding sequence ATGCAAGTTTTTATCATGCGTCACGGCGACGCGGCCCTCGATGCCGCCAGTGATTCGGTTCGTCCCTTAACCACCTGTGGTTGTGATGAATCTCGCCTTATGGCGAACTGGCTGAAAGGTCAAAAAGTGGATATCGAACGTGTTCTGGTGAGCCCGTTCCTGCGAGCCGAACAAACGTTGGATGTGGTAGGGGGATGCATGAACCTGCCAGGCAACGTGGATGTTTTGCCGGAGTTGACTCCCTGCGGCGATGTCGGTCTGGTCAGTGCTTATTTGCAAGCTCTGGCCAATGAAGGTGTTGCTACCGCACTGGTGATCTCACACCTCCCGTTAGTGGGCTATCTGGTGTCTGAACTGTGTCCTGGCGAAACGCCGCCGATGTTTACCACCTCAGCGATTGCCTGTGTAACGCTGGATGAAAGTGGAAAAGGGGTTTTCAACTGGCAGATGAGCCCGTGTAACCTCAAAATGGCGAAAGCGATTTAA
- the smrB gene encoding endonuclease SmrB, which translates to MKKKTSLSEEDQALFRQLMTGTRQIKQDTIVHRPLRKKVTEVPVKRLLSEQADASHYFSDEFQPLLNTEGPVKYVRPDVSHFELKKMRRGDYSPELFLDLHGLTQLQAKQELGALIAACRREHVFCACVMHGHGKHVLKQQTPLWLAQHPHVMAFHQAPKEYGGDAALLVLIEVEEWTPPELP; encoded by the coding sequence ATGAAAAAGAAAACATCGCTCAGCGAGGAGGACCAGGCGCTGTTCCGGCAGTTGATGACCGGCACCCGTCAGATTAAACAGGACACCATTGTTCATCGCCCGCTGCGTAAAAAGGTCACTGAGGTTCCGGTTAAGCGACTGCTTTCGGAGCAGGCCGATGCCAGCCACTATTTCTCTGATGAGTTTCAGCCGCTGCTGAATACAGAAGGCCCGGTGAAATATGTTCGTCCTGACGTCAGTCACTTTGAACTGAAGAAAATGCGCCGTGGCGATTACTCCCCGGAATTGTTTCTTGATTTACACGGACTGACGCAGCTTCAGGCCAAGCAGGAACTGGGCGCGCTGATTGCCGCCTGCCGACGGGAACACGTGTTTTGCGCCTGCGTGATGCACGGTCACGGCAAACATGTTCTGAAGCAACAGACGCCACTGTGGCTGGCGCAGCATCCCCATGTCATGGCCTTCCATCAGGCGCCGAAAGAATACGGCGGCGATGCCGCGTTGCTCGTGTTGATTGAAGTGGAAGAGTGGACACCGCCGGAACTCCCCTGA
- the prmB gene encoding 50S ribosomal protein L3 N(5)-glutamine methyltransferase, translating to MDKIFVDEAVSDLHTIQDMLRWAVSRFSAANIWYGHGTDNPWDEAVQLVLPSLYLPLDIPEDMRTARLTSSERHRIVERVIRRVNERIPVAYLTNKAWFCGHEFYVDERVLVPRSPIGELINNRFAGLIAQQPHHILDMCTGSGCIAIACAYAFPEAEVDAVDISADALAVTERNIEEHGLIHHVTPIRSDLFRDLPKVQYNLIVTNPPYVDAEDMSDLPNEYRHEPELGLASGTDGLKLTRRILGNAPDYLSDDGILICEVGNSMVHLMEQYPDVPFTWLEFDNGGDGVFMLTKAELIAAREHFSLYKD from the coding sequence GTGGATAAAATTTTCGTTGATGAAGCAGTGAGTGATCTGCATACCATTCAGGACATGTTGCGCTGGGCGGTCAGCCGCTTTAGTGCGGCGAATATCTGGTACGGCCATGGTACTGATAACCCATGGGATGAAGCCGTACAGCTGGTGCTGCCCTCACTGTATCTGCCGCTGGATATTCCAGAAGATATGCGCACCGCGCGCCTGACCTCCAGCGAACGCCACCGTATTGTTGAGCGTGTGATCCGTCGTGTGAATGAACGTATCCCGGTGGCCTATCTGACCAATAAAGCCTGGTTCTGCGGCCATGAGTTCTACGTTGATGAACGCGTGCTGGTGCCGCGCTCTCCGATTGGTGAGCTGATCAACAACCGCTTTGCGGGGCTGATTGCACAGCAACCACACCACATACTGGACATGTGCACGGGGAGCGGTTGTATTGCTATTGCCTGCGCCTATGCCTTCCCGGAAGCGGAAGTGGACGCGGTCGATATCTCGGCGGACGCGCTGGCTGTGACTGAACGCAACATTGAAGAACACGGCCTGATCCATCACGTCACGCCTATTCGCTCCGATCTGTTCCGCGACCTGCCTAAAGTTCAGTACAACCTGATCGTGACCAACCCGCCGTACGTTGACGCGGAAGATATGTCCGATCTGCCTAATGAATATCGTCATGAGCCGGAACTGGGGCTGGCGTCCGGCACTGACGGCCTGAAACTCACCCGTCGCATTCTGGGCAATGCGCCGGATTACCTGTCTGATGACGGTATTCTGATTTGTGAAGTCGGTAACAGCATGGTACATCTGATGGAACAATATCCTGATGTGCCGTTCACCTGGCTGGAATTCGACAATGGCGGCGATGGCGTCTTTATGCTGACCAAAGCCGAGTTGATTGCTGCCCGCGAGCACTTCAGCCTCTATAAAGATTAA
- the aroC gene encoding chorismate synthase: protein MAGNTIGQLFRVTTFGESHGLALGCIVDGVPPGIPLTEADLQHDLDRRRPGTSRYTTQRREPDQVKILSGVFEGVTTGTSIGLLIENTDQRSQDYSAIKDVFRPGHADYTYEQKYGLRDYRGGGRSSARETAMRVAAGAIAKKYLAEKFGVTIQGCLTQMGDISLAIKDWSQVEQNPFFCPDPDKIEALDELMRALKKEGDSIGAKVTVVASSVPAGLGEPVFDRLDADIAHALMSINAVKGVEIGDGFDVVALRGSQNRDEITKDGFQSNHAGGILGGISSGQQIVAHMALKPTSSITVPGRTINRFGEEVEMITKGRHDPCVGIRAVPIAEAMLAIVLMDHLLRQRAQNADVKTDIPRW from the coding sequence ATGGCAGGAAATACAATTGGACAACTCTTTCGTGTAACCACCTTCGGCGAATCGCACGGGCTGGCGCTCGGTTGTATCGTCGACGGTGTGCCGCCGGGCATTCCGCTGACGGAAGCTGACCTGCAGCACGATCTCGACAGACGTCGCCCTGGCACGTCGCGTTACACGACGCAGCGTCGCGAACCGGATCAGGTCAAAATCCTTTCCGGCGTGTTTGAAGGCGTAACGACAGGAACCAGCATTGGTCTGCTGATTGAAAATACCGACCAGCGTTCGCAGGATTACAGCGCTATCAAGGATGTGTTTCGTCCCGGACACGCCGATTACACCTACGAGCAAAAATATGGTCTGCGTGATTATCGCGGCGGCGGACGTTCCTCCGCGCGGGAAACCGCGATGCGCGTGGCGGCAGGCGCAATTGCGAAAAAATACCTCGCCGAAAAATTTGGCGTAACCATTCAGGGCTGCCTGACTCAAATGGGCGACATTTCGCTGGCGATCAAAGACTGGTCGCAGGTCGAGCAAAACCCGTTCTTCTGTCCGGACCCGGATAAGATCGAAGCGCTGGATGAACTGATGCGTGCGTTGAAAAAAGAGGGCGATTCCATCGGCGCGAAGGTGACGGTGGTCGCCAGCAGCGTACCGGCGGGGCTGGGGGAACCGGTCTTCGATCGTCTCGATGCTGATATCGCCCATGCACTAATGAGCATTAACGCGGTGAAAGGCGTCGAAATTGGCGACGGGTTTGACGTTGTGGCGCTACGCGGCAGTCAGAACCGTGACGAAATCACCAAAGACGGGTTCCAGAGCAATCACGCTGGCGGTATTCTGGGCGGGATCAGCAGCGGCCAACAGATCGTGGCCCATATGGCGCTGAAACCGACGTCCAGTATTACCGTTCCAGGGCGCACCATTAATCGCTTTGGCGAAGAGGTGGAGATGATCACTAAAGGTCGTCACGATCCGTGCGTGGGGATCCGCGCCGTACCGATCGCAGAAGCGATGTTGGCGATCGTGCTGATGGATCACCTGTTACGTCAACGGGCGCAAAATGCGGATGTCAAAACGGATATTCCACGCTGGTAA
- the mepA gene encoding penicillin-insensitive murein endopeptidase produces the protein MKKTAIALLALLASTASLAATPWQKIAQPVPGSAQSIGGFSNGCIVGADTLPVQSDHYQVMRTDQRRYFGHPDLVMFIQRLSTQVNNLGLGTVLIGDMGMPAGGRFNSGHASHQTGLDVDIFLQLPKTRWTQAQLLRPQALDLVARDGKHVVPSLWKPEIASLIKLAAEDNDVTRIFVNPAIKQQLCLDAGTDRDWLRKVRPWFQHRAHMHVRLRCPADSLECEDQPLPPPGDGCGAELQSWFEPPKPGTTKPEKKTPPPLPPSCQALLDEHVL, from the coding sequence ATGAAAAAAACCGCGATAGCATTGCTGGCTCTGCTTGCCAGCACGGCCAGCCTGGCGGCGACGCCGTGGCAGAAAATTGCCCAACCGGTGCCGGGCAGCGCGCAGTCAATTGGTGGCTTCTCGAACGGTTGCATTGTGGGGGCGGATACGCTTCCCGTGCAGTCGGATCACTATCAGGTGATGCGCACCGATCAACGCCGTTATTTCGGCCATCCCGATCTGGTGATGTTCATTCAGCGTCTGAGTACACAGGTGAACAATCTTGGGCTGGGAACGGTGCTGATTGGCGATATGGGAATGCCCGCCGGTGGGCGATTTAATAGCGGACATGCCAGCCATCAGACCGGCCTGGATGTGGATATTTTCCTGCAGTTGCCAAAAACGCGCTGGACTCAGGCGCAACTGCTGCGCCCCCAGGCGCTGGATTTGGTCGCCCGTGACGGTAAACATGTCGTGCCCTCGCTGTGGAAACCGGAAATCGCCAGCCTGATTAAGCTGGCGGCGGAAGATAACGATGTCACCCGCATTTTTGTGAATCCTGCCATAAAACAACAACTTTGCCTGGATGCCGGTACCGATCGCGACTGGTTACGTAAAGTGCGACCCTGGTTCCAGCATCGTGCGCATATGCATGTACGATTGCGTTGCCCTGCCGACAGCCTTGAGTGCGAAGATCAGCCTTTGCCTCCTCCGGGCGATGGTTGTGGCGCTGAGCTGCAAAGTTGGTTTGAACCACCAAAACCTGGAACAACAAAGCCTGAGAAGAAGACACCACCTCCGTTGCCGCCTTCCTGCCAGGCGCTACTGGATGAGCATGTACTCTAA
- a CDS encoding sulfite exporter TauE/SafE family protein, whose translation MDNFADLFLVSPLLLMVLFFVAMLAGFIDSLAGGGGLLTIPALMAAGMTPAQALATNKLQACGGSISSSIYFIRRKVVNLADQKLNIAMTFIGSMSGALLVQHVQSDVLRQVLPVLVICIGLYFLLMPKVGEEDRQRRLYGLPFALVAGGCVGFYDGFFGPAAGSFYALSFVMLCGYNLAKSTAHAKVLNATSNIGGLLLFIIGGKVIWATGFVMLIGQFLGARMGSRLVLSKGQKLIRPMIVIVSAVMSAKLIYDNHGQEILHWLGMN comes from the coding sequence ATGGATAATTTTGCGGACCTGTTTTTGGTCTCTCCGCTGCTGTTGATGGTATTGTTTTTTGTGGCAATGCTGGCTGGATTCATCGACTCACTGGCGGGCGGCGGTGGTCTGTTGACCATCCCTGCGCTGATGGCGGCAGGGATGACTCCCGCGCAGGCGCTGGCGACCAATAAACTACAGGCCTGCGGCGGCTCGATTTCATCTTCAATTTATTTTATTCGCCGTAAAGTGGTAAACCTCGCCGACCAGAAACTCAATATCGCGATGACGTTTATTGGTTCGATGAGCGGCGCGTTGCTGGTGCAACACGTGCAGTCAGACGTGCTACGTCAGGTTTTGCCTGTCCTGGTGATCTGCATTGGTCTCTACTTTTTGCTGATGCCGAAAGTGGGTGAGGAAGACCGGCAGCGTCGCCTGTACGGTCTGCCGTTTGCCCTGGTTGCCGGAGGCTGCGTGGGTTTCTACGATGGCTTCTTTGGCCCGGCGGCAGGCTCCTTTTACGCGTTGTCATTTGTCATGCTGTGCGGCTATAACCTCGCCAAATCGACGGCCCACGCGAAAGTGCTCAATGCCACCTCTAATATTGGCGGTCTGCTGCTGTTTATCATCGGCGGGAAAGTGATTTGGGCCACCGGCTTTGTCATGCTGATCGGACAATTTCTCGGGGCGCGGATGGGCTCGCGACTGGTACTGAGCAAAGGACAAAAGCTGATTCGGCCGATGATCGTCATTGTCTCGGCAGTTATGAGCGCCAAACTTATTTATGATAACCATGGACAGGAGATTCTCCACTGGCTGGGGATGAATTAA
- the epmC gene encoding elongation factor P hydroxylase, which translates to MNSTHRYEQLIDIFNGCFADDFNTRLIKGDDEPIYLPADAEVPYHRIVFAHGFYASALHEISHWCIAGKARRELVDFGYWYCPDGRDAATQGQFEDVEVKPQAFDWLFCVAAGYPFNVSCDNLEGDFEPDRVVFQRRVHAQVMAYLENGIPERPARFIKALQNYYHTPELTAEQFPWPEALN; encoded by the coding sequence ATGAACAGTACGCACCGCTACGAACAGTTGATTGACATTTTTAACGGCTGCTTTGCCGATGATTTTAATACCCGTCTGATTAAAGGCGACGACGAACCGATCTATCTTCCTGCTGATGCAGAGGTCCCGTATCACCGGATTGTCTTTGCGCATGGCTTTTACGCCAGCGCATTGCATGAGATTTCGCACTGGTGCATTGCCGGAAAGGCGCGCCGCGAATTAGTGGATTTTGGCTACTGGTATTGTCCGGATGGCCGCGATGCGGCGACGCAGGGACAGTTTGAAGATGTAGAAGTGAAACCGCAGGCGTTTGACTGGTTGTTCTGCGTGGCGGCGGGGTATCCGTTTAACGTCAGTTGCGACAACCTGGAAGGCGATTTTGAACCAGACCGTGTGGTGTTCCAGCGTCGGGTTCATGCACAGGTGATGGCGTATCTGGAGAACGGCATTCCCGAACGTCCGGCGCGCTTCATTAAGGCATTGCAGAATTATTATCACACGCCTGAACTTACGGCGGAACAATTCCCGTGGCCAGAAGCGCTCAACTGA
- a CDS encoding YfcL family protein, protein MIAEFESRILALIDDMVEHASDDELFASGYLRGHLTLAVAELEGTDDHSAQSVYANVTRSLENAIGAGELSPRDQALVKAMWDVLFQKATQ, encoded by the coding sequence ATGATCGCGGAGTTTGAATCACGCATTCTGGCATTAATCGATGACATGGTAGAGCATGCAAGCGATGATGAGCTGTTTGCCAGTGGGTATTTGCGTGGCCACCTGACGTTAGCCGTCGCAGAACTGGAAGGTACTGATGATCATTCCGCTCAGTCCGTCTATGCCAACGTCACCCGCAGTCTGGAAAATGCGATCGGTGCCGGTGAGTTGTCGCCACGCGATCAGGCGTTAGTGAAAGCGATGTGGGACGTGCTGTTCCAGAAAGCCACACAATAA
- the mnmC gene encoding bifunctional tRNA (5-methylaminomethyl-2-thiouridine)(34)-methyltransferase MnmD/FAD-dependent 5-carboxymethylaminomethyl-2-thiouridine(34) oxidoreductase MnmC translates to MKQYAIQPANLEFNAEGTPVSRDFDDVYFSNDNGLEETRYVFLGGNRITERFAAHSHPLFIVAESGFGTGLNFLTLWQAFAAFRATQPDVTLQRLHFISFEKFPLSRDDLTAAHQHWPELAEFAGQLQAQWPLPLAGCHRLLLNGGRVTLDLWFGDINELTDQLDDSLNQQVDAWFLDGFAPAKNPDMWTPKLFNAMARLARPGGTLATFTSAGFVRRGLQEAGFSMQKCKGFGRKREMLRGVMEQTLTLPTLMPWFSRQGSKKREVALIGGGIASALLSLALLRRGWQVTLYCADDKPAQGASGNRQGALYPLLSKHDTAINFFFPAAFTFARRLYDALPVEFEHDWCGVTQLGWDDKSQQKIAQMLSLDLPSALASAVDAEQARQLTGVETDCGGVTYPLGGWLCPAQLTSAVLQLAEKQGLRCHYQHSLVALNQSASGWDLHFMRGNCAEHAVVVLANGHQISHFTQTQPLPVYAVAGQVSHIPTTPGLSGIRQVLCYDGYLTPQNPANQQHCIGASYHRGSEETQYREDDQQQNRQRLIDCFPAAEWAKEVDVSDNAARCGVRCATRDHLPMVGSVPDYTATLVQYADLANNKADAASAPVYDDLFMLGALGSRGLCSAPLCAEILASQMSDEPVPMDAATLAALNPNRLWVRKLLKGKAVKTQMG, encoded by the coding sequence GTGAAACAATACGCTATACAACCCGCCAACCTCGAATTCAACGCTGAGGGTACACCTGTTTCCCGAGATTTTGACGACGTCTACTTTTCCAACGACAACGGTCTGGAAGAGACGCGCTATGTCTTCCTTGGAGGCAACCGGATCACCGAACGCTTTGCGGCACATTCTCACCCGCTGTTTATCGTTGCGGAGAGCGGCTTCGGCACCGGTCTGAACTTTCTCACGCTCTGGCAGGCGTTCGCTGCATTTCGCGCTACGCAGCCCGACGTTACGCTACAAAGATTACATTTCATCAGTTTTGAAAAATTTCCGCTGAGCCGCGACGATCTCACGGCGGCACATCAGCACTGGCCGGAGTTGGCCGAGTTTGCCGGGCAACTTCAGGCCCAGTGGCCGTTGCCGCTGGCGGGGTGCCATCGTCTGCTGCTGAATGGAGGACGCGTCACGCTCGATCTCTGGTTTGGCGATATCAATGAACTCACCGATCAACTCGATGACAGCCTGAATCAACAAGTCGACGCCTGGTTTCTTGATGGTTTCGCCCCTGCCAAAAACCCGGATATGTGGACGCCAAAACTGTTTAACGCGATGGCGAGACTCGCTCGTCCGGGCGGCACGCTGGCAACCTTTACGTCTGCCGGATTTGTCCGTCGCGGTTTGCAGGAAGCCGGTTTTTCCATGCAGAAATGCAAAGGCTTCGGTCGCAAGCGCGAAATGCTTCGCGGCGTGATGGAACAAACCCTCACGCTGCCGACGTTAATGCCGTGGTTTTCCCGTCAGGGCAGTAAAAAACGCGAGGTTGCCCTCATCGGCGGCGGGATTGCCAGCGCACTGCTTTCGCTGGCGCTGCTGCGCCGCGGTTGGCAGGTCACACTCTATTGCGCGGATGATAAACCCGCTCAGGGCGCGTCCGGCAACCGTCAGGGAGCGCTCTACCCTCTTCTCAGCAAACACGACACGGCAATAAACTTCTTTTTCCCCGCCGCATTTACGTTCGCCCGTCGTCTCTATGACGCCCTCCCCGTCGAGTTCGAGCACGACTGGTGTGGCGTCACGCAGCTCGGCTGGGACGACAAGAGTCAGCAGAAAATCGCGCAGATGCTGTCGCTGGATTTACCTTCAGCGCTGGCAAGCGCAGTCGATGCTGAACAGGCACGGCAGCTTACCGGTGTCGAAACCGACTGTGGCGGTGTGACGTATCCTCTGGGGGGCTGGCTGTGCCCGGCGCAATTAACCTCAGCCGTGCTTCAGCTTGCCGAAAAACAGGGATTACGCTGCCACTATCAGCATTCGCTGGTGGCACTTAACCAGTCTGCATCCGGCTGGGATTTGCACTTTATGCGCGGTAATTGCGCTGAACATGCGGTGGTGGTCCTGGCTAACGGTCATCAGATTAGCCATTTCACGCAGACACAACCGTTACCCGTCTATGCTGTCGCCGGCCAGGTAAGCCATATTCCGACGACGCCTGGGCTTAGCGGGATCCGTCAGGTGCTGTGCTATGACGGCTATCTCACGCCGCAGAACCCGGCTAATCAGCAGCACTGTATCGGTGCCAGTTACCATCGCGGCAGTGAAGAGACGCAGTATCGGGAAGACGACCAGCAGCAGAATCGACAGCGTCTGATTGACTGCTTCCCGGCGGCGGAATGGGCCAAAGAGGTCGATGTCAGCGACAACGCGGCGCGTTGCGGCGTGCGTTGCGCCACCCGCGACCATTTGCCGATGGTGGGAAGCGTTCCGGACTACACTGCCACACTGGTGCAGTACGCCGATTTAGCCAACAACAAAGCGGACGCGGCAAGTGCGCCGGTGTATGACGATTTGTTTATGCTGGGTGCGCTGGGTTCCCGCGGGCTGTGCTCCGCTCCCCTGTGCGCAGAAATTCTGGCCTCACAGATGAGTGATGAACCGGTGCCGATGGATGCCGCCACGCTGGCAGCATTAAATCCCAATCGTTTATGGGTGCGGAAACTGTTGAAGGGTAAAGCGGTTAAAACACAGATGGGATAA